In Xiphophorus couchianus chromosome 24, X_couchianus-1.0, whole genome shotgun sequence, a single genomic region encodes these proteins:
- the camk1gb gene encoding calcium/calmodulin-dependent protein kinase IGb, with translation MGRQEGDYAWKKNTENIQEIFEFIEELGSGAFSEVYMVRERKTGKTFAMKCVKKKKKRDINLENEIAVLRKIQHDNVVGMEDLYESRTHYYIIMHLVSGGELFDRILDRGVYSEKDASRVIQQVLEAVSFLHQNGIVHRDLKPENILYYSQDEDSKIMISDFGLSKMAENGIMSTACGTPGYVAPEVLAQKPYSKAVDCWSIGVITYILLCGYPPFYEESETRLFSKIMKAQYEFDSPFWDNISESAKDFIRNMMQKNPSMRYTTEQALRHPWIIGKTARSQDIYYSVSSQIQKNFAQSKWKQAFNAAVAINHMKKLQLAHTELALRQASVPDIKVIDVSSPTKSRKHPDPEKPEAKKEDINGNISETQHMSLPPSHVDLKNHFHPLKASQSQNAAQHAPTMAEQGKHVYHSEPANLNGYAKNQNGKTVQTGVCSIM, from the exons ATGGGGCGCCAGGAGGGCGACTACGCGTGGAAGAAGAACACGGAAAACATCCAGGAGATTTTTGAATTCATAGAAGAGTTGGGATC AGGCGCGTTCTCTGAGGTCTACATGGTGAGAGAGCGGAAGACCGGGAAGACGTTCGCCATGAAGtgtgtgaagaagaaaaagaagagggacATCAACCTGGAGAACGAGATTGCTGTGCTGAGAAA AATCCAACATGACAATGTTGTAGGGATGGAAGATCTCTACGAAAGTCGGACGCATTACTACATCATCATGCATCt gGTTTCGGGCGGTGAGCTGTTCGACCGTATTCTGGACCGCGGCGTTTATTCAGAGAAGGACGCCAGCAGGGTGATCCAGCAGGTTCTGGAAGCCGTCAGCTTCCTGCATCAAAACGGCATCGTGCATCGAGACCTCAAG CCAGAGAACATCCTCTATTACAGCCAGGACGAAGACTCCAAGATCATGATCAGTGACTTCGGCCTGTCAAAGATGGCCGAAAACGGCATCATGTCCACAGCGTGCGGCACCCCAGGTTACGTAG ctCCTGAAGTTTTAGCACAGAAGCCCTACAGCAAGGCAGTCGACTGCTGGTCCATTGGAGTAATCACATACATCCT ACTCTGTGGTTATCCTCCTTTTTATGAAGAAAGTGAGACAAGACTCTTTTCCAAGATCATGAAGGCTCAGTATGAGTTTGACTCACCATTTTGGGATAACATATCTGAATCTG CCAAGGATTTCATCCGTAATATGATGCAGAAGAACCCCAGCATGCGCTACACCACAGAGCAGGCTCTCAGACACCCCTG GATAATCGGAAAGACGGCTCGGAGCCAAGACATCTACTACTCCGTCAGCTCTCAGATCCAGAAGAACTTCGCCCAGTCCAAGTGGAAG CAAGCCTTCAACGCCGCTGTGGCCATCAATCACatgaagaagctgcagctggCGCACACAGAGCTGGCCCTGCGGCAGGCCAGCGTCCCAGACATCAAAGTGATTGATGTGTCTTCGCCAACAAAGAGTCGCAAACATCCGGATCCGGAAAAACCAGAGGCCAAGAAGGAAGACATCAACGGCAACATAAGCGAGACGCAGCACATGTCTCTGCCCCCGAGCCACGTTGATCTGAAGAACCACTTCCACCCACTGAAGGCCAGTCAGAGCCAGAACGCCGCACAGCACGCGCCCACCATGGCCGAGCAGGGGAAGCACGTGTACCACTCAGAGCCCGCCAACCTGAACGG atatgCTAAAAACCAGAATGGGAAGACTGTACAGACCGGAGTTTGCTCTATCATGTGA
- the mical1 gene encoding F-actin-monooxygenase mical1 isoform X2: MANKEPVNPSHATFDLFVQAKTCQEVKKHFTELCRQLQLDPKDYSNFYTKLKESLNYWKAKAVWTKLDKRASQDVYEQGKACAQNKCLVLGAGPCGLRTAIELSLLGAQVVVLEKREEFTRNNVLHLWPFTIYDIRELGAKKFYGKFCSGSLDHISIRQLQLILLKVCLILGVEVHTGVEYKGLIEPSVEKGWMAKLEPPSHPAAAFQFDVFISAGGGRFVPEGFKHKGLRGQLAIGITANFVNRNTAAEIQVPEISGVARIYNQKFFQDLLNETDIDLENIVYYKDDTHYFVMTAKRKSLLKRGVIKQDYSDADQLLAPANVDHAALYLYAHDAAYFSTGGQLPDLQFALNPAGQRDVAMFDFTCMHRAEHASLVRERRGKKLLIALVGDCLMEPFWPLGTGIARGFMASFDTAWTVRSWGMGVQHMTVIAERESMYQLLSQTTTENTSKKYPLYSIDPKTRYQRINLSAIHTRQVQQLYDEKSHSLKLKENRAHKRQDTMSGFNELLRWCQNSTRGYDNVNIKDFSQSWKSGLALCALIHHFKPHLIDISSLDEANRVHNNQLAFSVINKELGIPPVMSPSSQIDKLSMVVYLTQIKDAVTLPPKEPAGPLPPSTSQSLSRTQSAVFFLSKLKHLSLQKQKERQATLKRGAQAEKTMEDEKTTSVLPASPEVNTVPAAAAAASPPPEPEPAEILTTDNEQCYFCGKMVYAVERISAEGRFFHRSCFTCHSCGITLRLGGYAFDKNSGRFYCEMHSEDLLLTDGVEASCEDINEDEENGLSSESYTLSPSCSLKQDSVSSTHSDDQEEPDQIIHHSKGDSQEPQNPSTFPDPAAKPEILEPTQDEAVTSPVPKPRLSRQTTPTCEPSPPVAKPRKVVLTPQSPFLEAAPEETSKVGPDVSLKPLRKLQLSVEERNELGNLQSFSADSDSETQGGSSSCSSSSANAGGPPKQEGQDGQEEEGYWSGSTASLIREKKNRHCFKRKEMPSGQNRVRSKFSPWNLSSPRISRDCRLTVHPETTFQHVHSTSEDGVDDDDDDDDDDDDYMFDEQEDLLDMKLEPSDPVQAKKFELKRMKTLQRRAKMSIMDRFCKAQSIQRRLEEIEVSYKDLEEKGVKLERSLRRQPNDNGSSETIEEWIQLVHEKNALVSEESDLMVESRQLELEDKRRTLELEYRKLMEIEEKTPEQEEEENQIFQQILEVVEMMDSLVTFLDEKRQKEMSENEEALSIKEAKRHSKAGAQVQWA; this comes from the exons ATGGCAAACAAGGAACCTGTGAATCCCTCTCATGCCACATTTGACCTCTTTGTCCAAGCCAAGACTTGTCAGGAAGTAAAGAAGCACTTCACAGAGCTCTGCAGACAACTGCAACTTGATCCCAAGGATTACAGTAACTTCTACACGAAGCTGAAGGAAAGTCTGAACTACTGGAAGGCCAAAGCTGTGTGGACCAAGTTAGACAAAAGAGCCTCTCAAGACGTTTACGAGCAAGGAAAAGCCTGCGCCCAGAACAAG TGTCTGGTGTTGGGCGCGGGACCATGTGGGCTCAGGACGGCCATCGAACTGTCCCTGCTGGGAGCTCAGGTTGTGGTTCTGGAGAAGAGGGAGGAGTTCACCAGGAACAACGTTCTCCACCTGTGGCCCTTCACCATCTATGACATCCGAGAGCTCGGAGCCAAAAAGTTCTATGGCAAATTCTGCTCTGGTTCTCTGGATCACATCA gcATCCgtcagctgcagctcatcctGCTGAAAGTGTGTCTCATCCTCGGGGTGGAGGTCCACACCGGAGTGGAGTACAAGGGTCTTATTGAGCCCTCTGTTGAAAAAG GTTGGATGGCCAAACTAGAGCCTCCGTCTCATCCTGCTGCAGCCTtccagtttgatgtttttatctCTGCAGGGGGAGGCAGGTTCGTCCCTGAGG gttttaagcACAAGGGGTTGAGAGGACAACTGGCTATTGGCATCACAGCCAATTTTGTCAACAGGAACACGGCTGCTGAGATCCAAGTACCAGAGATCAGCGGAGTGGCCCGGATATACAACCAGAAGTTCTTCCAAGACCTGCTCAACGAGACAG ATATTGATTTAGAGAATATTGTGTACTACAAAGACGACACCCACTACTTTGTCATGACAGCCAAGAGGAAGAGCTTGCTGAAGAGGGGGGTCATTAAACAG GACTACAGTGATGCAGATCAGCTGCTGGCACCTGCAAACGTAGATCACGCGGCATTGTATCTTTATGCTCACGATGCGGCATACTTCTCCACTGGAGGCCAGCTGCCGGACCTGCAGTTTGCTCTGAATCCGGCCGGTCAACGTGACGTGGCCATGTTCGACTTCACCTGCATGCACCGCGCCGAGCACGCCTCGCTGGTCCGAGAAAGGAGGGGCAAGAAGCTCCTAATAGCTCTTGTTGGAGACTGTCTGATGGAG CCGTTTTGGCCTTTAGGAACAGGCATCGCCCGAGGGTTCATGGCTTCGTTTGACACAGCATGGACGGTGAGGAGCTGGGGGATGGGGGTCCAACACATGACTGTCATTGCTGAGAG aGAAAGTATGTACCAGCTGCTCTCCCAGACCACAACCGAAAACACCAGCAAGAAGTACCCTCTGTACAGCATCGACCCGAAAACACGCTACCAGAGAATCAACCTGTCCGCCATTCATACTCGCCAG GTGCAGCAACTATATGATGAGAAAAGCCATTCAttaaagctgaaggaaaatcGGGCTCACAAGCGTCAAG ATACAATGAGTGGTTTTAACGAGTTGTTGAGATGGTGCCAGAACAGTACCAGAGGGTACGACAATGTGAATATTAAGGATTTCAGCCAGTCCTGGAAGTCCGGCCTCGCATTGTGCGCTCTTATCCACCACTTCAAACCTCATCTGAT TGACATTTCCTCCCTGGATGAGGCGAACAGAGTTCACAACAACCAGCTGGCGTTCAGTGTGATCAATAAGGAGCTGGGAATCCCTCCGGTCATGTCTCCCAGTAGTCAGATCGACAAGCTGTCCATGGTTGTCTACCTCACCCAAATCAAAGATGCTGTCACTTTGCCACCAAAAG AACCTGCAGGGCCCCTGCCACCGTCCACATCTCAGAGTCTCTCTAGGACACAGTCAGCTGTCTTTTTCCTGAGCAAGCTGAAGCAcctctcactgcaaaaacaaaag GAAAGACAGGCGACTCTGAAACGAGGTGCACAAGCTGAGAAAACCATGGAAGATGAGAAAACT ACATCAGTGCTACCTGCGTCTCCTGAAGTGAATAcagttcctgctgctgcagccgccGCCTCTCCAccaccggaaccagaaccagctgagaTTCTGACGACCGACAACGAGCAGTGCTACTTCTGTGGGAAAATGGTGTACGCGGTGGAGCGCATCAGTGCTGAGGGGAGGTTCTTCCATCGGAGCTGCTTCACCTGCCACAGCTGTGGCATCACCCTCAGATTAGGAGGATACGCCTTCGACAAGAACAGCG GGAGATTTTACTGCGAGATGCACTCTGAAGATTTGTTGCTTACTGATGGTGTGGAAGCATCCTGTGAG gaCATCAACGAAGATGAAGAGAACGGACTTTCCAGTGAGAGCTATACGCTGTCTCCATCTTGTTCCCTCAAACAAGATAGTGTCTCCTCTACTCATTCAGATGACCAAGAAGAACCGGATCAGATTATTCATCATTCCAAAGGAGACTCCCAAGAACCACAGAACCCGAGCACTTTTCCAGATCCTGCAGCTAAACCTGAGATATTGGAGCCCACTCAAGATGAGGCGGTGACTTCTCCCGTTCCAAAGCCACGCCTGTCCCGTCAGACGACCCCCACATGCGAGCCCTCGCCACCAGTGGCGAAACCTCGCAAAGTCGTCTTGACTCCGCAGTCACCTTTTCTTGAAGCGGCTCCAGAGGAGACCTCTAAAGTAGGACCAGATGTCTCTCTCAAACCACTGCGAAAGCTTCAGCTGTCCGTCGAGGAGCGGAACGAGCTGGGGAATCTGCAGAGCTTCAGCGCAGACTCGGACTCCGAAACCCAAGGCGGGTCGTCCTCCTGCTCGTCTTCCTCCGCAAACGCAGGTGGGCCTCCTAAACAAGAGGGCCAGGATGGACAAGAAGAAGAGGGCTACTGGAGCGGGAGCACAGCTAGTCTCATCCGTGAGAAGAAGAACCGTCACTGCTTCAAGAGAAAAGAGATGCCGAGCGGGCAGAACCGAGTCCGGTCCAAGTTTTCACCCTGGAATCTGTCCTCGCCAAGGATCAGCAGAGACTGCCGACTCACAGTCCATCCAG AGACAACCTTCCAACACGTTCATAGCACATCAGAGGATggtgttgatgatgatgatgacgacgacgatgatgatgatgactaTATGTTTGATGAACAGGAAGACTTACTTGACATGAAG TTGGAGCCATCTGACCCAGTTCAGGCAAAAAAGTTTGAGTTGAAGAGGATGAAGACGCTGCAGAGGCGAGCCAAGATGAGTATAATGGATCGCTTCTGCAAAGCTCAG TCAATCCAGCGTCGACTGGAGGAGATTGAAGTCTCCTACAAGGACCTGGAAGAGAAAGGTGTAAAGCTGGAGAGAAGCCTGCGTAGACAACCCA ACGACAACGGTTCCTCTGAAACGATTGAAGAATGGATCCAGCTGGTCCATGAAAAGAACGCCTTGGTCTCGGAGGAGTCGGACCTCATGGTGGA GTCCCGACAGCTGGAACTGGAGGACAAGCGCAGGACGTTGGAGCTGGAGTACAGGAAGTTAATGGAGATTGAGG AGAAGACACCAGaacaagaggaagaagaaaaccaGATCTTTCAGCAGATCCTTGAGGTGGTGGAGATGATGGACTCTCTAGTGACATTTTTGGATGAGAAGCGGCAGAAAGAAATGAGCGAAAACGAAGAAGCTCTCTCCATCAAAGAGGCCAAAAGACACTCCAAGGCAGGAGCTCAAGTTCAGTGGGCTTAA
- the mical1 gene encoding F-actin-monooxygenase mical1 isoform X1, with protein MANKEPVNPSHATFDLFVQAKTCQEVKKHFTELCRQLQLDPKDYSNFYTKLKESLNYWKAKAVWTKLDKRASQDVYEQGKACAQNKCLVLGAGPCGLRTAIELSLLGAQVVVLEKREEFTRNNVLHLWPFTIYDIRELGAKKFYGKFCSGSLDHISIRQLQLILLKVCLILGVEVHTGVEYKGLIEPSVEKGWMAKLEPPSHPAAAFQFDVFISAGGGRFVPEGFKHKGLRGQLAIGITANFVNRNTAAEIQVPEISGVARIYNQKFFQDLLNETDIDLENIVYYKDDTHYFVMTAKRKSLLKRGVIKQDYSDADQLLAPANVDHAALYLYAHDAAYFSTGGQLPDLQFALNPAGQRDVAMFDFTCMHRAEHASLVRERRGKKLLIALVGDCLMEPFWPLGTGIARGFMASFDTAWTVRSWGMGVQHMTVIAERESMYQLLSQTTTENTSKKYPLYSIDPKTRYQRINLSAIHTRQVQQLYDEKSHSLKLKENRAHKRQDTMSGFNELLRWCQNSTRGYDNVNIKDFSQSWKSGLALCALIHHFKPHLIDISSLDEANRVHNNQLAFSVINKELGIPPVMSPSSQIDKLSMVVYLTQIKDAVTLPPKEPAGPLPPSTSQSLSRTQSAVFFLSKLKHLSLQKQKERQATLKRGAQAEKTMEDEKTTSVLPASPEVNTVPAAAAAASPPPEPEPAEILTTDNEQCYFCGKMVYAVERISAEGRFFHRSCFTCHSCGITLRLGGYAFDKNSGRFYCEMHSEDLLLTDGVEASCEDINEDEENGLSSESYTLSPSCSLKQDSVSSTHSDDQEEPDQIIHHSKGDSQEPQNPSTFPDPAAKPEILEPTQDEAVTSPVPKPRLSRQTTPTCEPSPPVAKPRKVVLTPQSPFLEAAPEETSKVGPDVSLKPLRKLQLSVEERNELGNLQSFSADSDSETQGGSSSCSSSSANAGGPPKQEGQDGQEEEGYWSGSTASLIREKKNRHCFKRKEMPSGQNRVRSKFSPWNLSSPRISRDCRLTVHPGRVETTFQHVHSTSEDGVDDDDDDDDDDDDYMFDEQEDLLDMKLEPSDPVQAKKFELKRMKTLQRRAKMSIMDRFCKAQSIQRRLEEIEVSYKDLEEKGVKLERSLRRQPNDNGSSETIEEWIQLVHEKNALVSEESDLMVESRQLELEDKRRTLELEYRKLMEIEEKTPEQEEEENQIFQQILEVVEMMDSLVTFLDEKRQKEMSENEEALSIKEAKRHSKAGAQVQWA; from the exons ATGGCAAACAAGGAACCTGTGAATCCCTCTCATGCCACATTTGACCTCTTTGTCCAAGCCAAGACTTGTCAGGAAGTAAAGAAGCACTTCACAGAGCTCTGCAGACAACTGCAACTTGATCCCAAGGATTACAGTAACTTCTACACGAAGCTGAAGGAAAGTCTGAACTACTGGAAGGCCAAAGCTGTGTGGACCAAGTTAGACAAAAGAGCCTCTCAAGACGTTTACGAGCAAGGAAAAGCCTGCGCCCAGAACAAG TGTCTGGTGTTGGGCGCGGGACCATGTGGGCTCAGGACGGCCATCGAACTGTCCCTGCTGGGAGCTCAGGTTGTGGTTCTGGAGAAGAGGGAGGAGTTCACCAGGAACAACGTTCTCCACCTGTGGCCCTTCACCATCTATGACATCCGAGAGCTCGGAGCCAAAAAGTTCTATGGCAAATTCTGCTCTGGTTCTCTGGATCACATCA gcATCCgtcagctgcagctcatcctGCTGAAAGTGTGTCTCATCCTCGGGGTGGAGGTCCACACCGGAGTGGAGTACAAGGGTCTTATTGAGCCCTCTGTTGAAAAAG GTTGGATGGCCAAACTAGAGCCTCCGTCTCATCCTGCTGCAGCCTtccagtttgatgtttttatctCTGCAGGGGGAGGCAGGTTCGTCCCTGAGG gttttaagcACAAGGGGTTGAGAGGACAACTGGCTATTGGCATCACAGCCAATTTTGTCAACAGGAACACGGCTGCTGAGATCCAAGTACCAGAGATCAGCGGAGTGGCCCGGATATACAACCAGAAGTTCTTCCAAGACCTGCTCAACGAGACAG ATATTGATTTAGAGAATATTGTGTACTACAAAGACGACACCCACTACTTTGTCATGACAGCCAAGAGGAAGAGCTTGCTGAAGAGGGGGGTCATTAAACAG GACTACAGTGATGCAGATCAGCTGCTGGCACCTGCAAACGTAGATCACGCGGCATTGTATCTTTATGCTCACGATGCGGCATACTTCTCCACTGGAGGCCAGCTGCCGGACCTGCAGTTTGCTCTGAATCCGGCCGGTCAACGTGACGTGGCCATGTTCGACTTCACCTGCATGCACCGCGCCGAGCACGCCTCGCTGGTCCGAGAAAGGAGGGGCAAGAAGCTCCTAATAGCTCTTGTTGGAGACTGTCTGATGGAG CCGTTTTGGCCTTTAGGAACAGGCATCGCCCGAGGGTTCATGGCTTCGTTTGACACAGCATGGACGGTGAGGAGCTGGGGGATGGGGGTCCAACACATGACTGTCATTGCTGAGAG aGAAAGTATGTACCAGCTGCTCTCCCAGACCACAACCGAAAACACCAGCAAGAAGTACCCTCTGTACAGCATCGACCCGAAAACACGCTACCAGAGAATCAACCTGTCCGCCATTCATACTCGCCAG GTGCAGCAACTATATGATGAGAAAAGCCATTCAttaaagctgaaggaaaatcGGGCTCACAAGCGTCAAG ATACAATGAGTGGTTTTAACGAGTTGTTGAGATGGTGCCAGAACAGTACCAGAGGGTACGACAATGTGAATATTAAGGATTTCAGCCAGTCCTGGAAGTCCGGCCTCGCATTGTGCGCTCTTATCCACCACTTCAAACCTCATCTGAT TGACATTTCCTCCCTGGATGAGGCGAACAGAGTTCACAACAACCAGCTGGCGTTCAGTGTGATCAATAAGGAGCTGGGAATCCCTCCGGTCATGTCTCCCAGTAGTCAGATCGACAAGCTGTCCATGGTTGTCTACCTCACCCAAATCAAAGATGCTGTCACTTTGCCACCAAAAG AACCTGCAGGGCCCCTGCCACCGTCCACATCTCAGAGTCTCTCTAGGACACAGTCAGCTGTCTTTTTCCTGAGCAAGCTGAAGCAcctctcactgcaaaaacaaaag GAAAGACAGGCGACTCTGAAACGAGGTGCACAAGCTGAGAAAACCATGGAAGATGAGAAAACT ACATCAGTGCTACCTGCGTCTCCTGAAGTGAATAcagttcctgctgctgcagccgccGCCTCTCCAccaccggaaccagaaccagctgagaTTCTGACGACCGACAACGAGCAGTGCTACTTCTGTGGGAAAATGGTGTACGCGGTGGAGCGCATCAGTGCTGAGGGGAGGTTCTTCCATCGGAGCTGCTTCACCTGCCACAGCTGTGGCATCACCCTCAGATTAGGAGGATACGCCTTCGACAAGAACAGCG GGAGATTTTACTGCGAGATGCACTCTGAAGATTTGTTGCTTACTGATGGTGTGGAAGCATCCTGTGAG gaCATCAACGAAGATGAAGAGAACGGACTTTCCAGTGAGAGCTATACGCTGTCTCCATCTTGTTCCCTCAAACAAGATAGTGTCTCCTCTACTCATTCAGATGACCAAGAAGAACCGGATCAGATTATTCATCATTCCAAAGGAGACTCCCAAGAACCACAGAACCCGAGCACTTTTCCAGATCCTGCAGCTAAACCTGAGATATTGGAGCCCACTCAAGATGAGGCGGTGACTTCTCCCGTTCCAAAGCCACGCCTGTCCCGTCAGACGACCCCCACATGCGAGCCCTCGCCACCAGTGGCGAAACCTCGCAAAGTCGTCTTGACTCCGCAGTCACCTTTTCTTGAAGCGGCTCCAGAGGAGACCTCTAAAGTAGGACCAGATGTCTCTCTCAAACCACTGCGAAAGCTTCAGCTGTCCGTCGAGGAGCGGAACGAGCTGGGGAATCTGCAGAGCTTCAGCGCAGACTCGGACTCCGAAACCCAAGGCGGGTCGTCCTCCTGCTCGTCTTCCTCCGCAAACGCAGGTGGGCCTCCTAAACAAGAGGGCCAGGATGGACAAGAAGAAGAGGGCTACTGGAGCGGGAGCACAGCTAGTCTCATCCGTGAGAAGAAGAACCGTCACTGCTTCAAGAGAAAAGAGATGCCGAGCGGGCAGAACCGAGTCCGGTCCAAGTTTTCACCCTGGAATCTGTCCTCGCCAAGGATCAGCAGAGACTGCCGACTCACAGTCCATCCAGGTAGAGTCG AGACAACCTTCCAACACGTTCATAGCACATCAGAGGATggtgttgatgatgatgatgacgacgacgatgatgatgatgactaTATGTTTGATGAACAGGAAGACTTACTTGACATGAAG TTGGAGCCATCTGACCCAGTTCAGGCAAAAAAGTTTGAGTTGAAGAGGATGAAGACGCTGCAGAGGCGAGCCAAGATGAGTATAATGGATCGCTTCTGCAAAGCTCAG TCAATCCAGCGTCGACTGGAGGAGATTGAAGTCTCCTACAAGGACCTGGAAGAGAAAGGTGTAAAGCTGGAGAGAAGCCTGCGTAGACAACCCA ACGACAACGGTTCCTCTGAAACGATTGAAGAATGGATCCAGCTGGTCCATGAAAAGAACGCCTTGGTCTCGGAGGAGTCGGACCTCATGGTGGA GTCCCGACAGCTGGAACTGGAGGACAAGCGCAGGACGTTGGAGCTGGAGTACAGGAAGTTAATGGAGATTGAGG AGAAGACACCAGaacaagaggaagaagaaaaccaGATCTTTCAGCAGATCCTTGAGGTGGTGGAGATGATGGACTCTCTAGTGACATTTTTGGATGAGAAGCGGCAGAAAGAAATGAGCGAAAACGAAGAAGCTCTCTCCATCAAAGAGGCCAAAAGACACTCCAAGGCAGGAGCTCAAGTTCAGTGGGCTTAA